From Natrinema sp. CBA1119:
CGGATCCCCATCGCGACGCCGACGTCGGCGTTTTTCAGCGCCGGCGCGTCGTTGACGCCGTCGCCCGTCATCGCAACGTCGTTCCCCCGCGCCTGTAACGCCTGCAGGATCCGCACCTTGTGCTCGGGCGACGTCCGCGCGAAGACGTCGACGGCCGCCACTCGCTCGCGGAGCGTCTCGTCGTCCATCCCTTCGATGTCCGGGCCCTCGAGTACGTCCGTCCCGATCCCCAGCGACTCCGCGATCGCCCGCGCGGTCCGGACGTTGTCGCCGGTGACCATCTTCACGGCGATGCCCGCTCGTTTCGTCACGTCGATCGCATCGGCGACCTCCTCGCGGGGCGGATCGATCATCCCGGTCAGACCGACGAAGGTCAACCCGTCAGCGAGGTCGTCGGCCCCGGCCGGGTCGTCGCGATAGGCCATCGCCAGCACGCGGAGCGCGTCGTCGCCGAACTCGCGGACCGTCGTTTCGATTCGCTCGCGCCGATCGTCGGACATCGGTTTCGCCCCGTCGGCGGTCAGGATCCGGTCGCAGTTCTCGACCACGACCTCCGGCGCACCTTTGACGTAGCCGACGTCGTCGTGGACGGTTCCCATCCACTTGCGTTCGGAGGAGAACGGTACCTCGTCGGTCCGCGGATTGTCGGACCGGAGGCGGTCGAGGTCGAGTCCGCGACCATCGGCCACCTCGAGCAGCGCCAGTTCGGTGGGATCGCCGCCGTCGTCCTCGAGCGTCGAATCGTTACAGAGCGCGCCGATTCGCAGGAGGAGTTCCGTCCGGTCGGCGCGCACCGCAGCGTCGGTGTCGGCCGAATCGACGTCGATCACGGCGTCGTTCACCCAGAGTTTGCTGACGGTCATCTGTCCTTTCGTCAGCGTCCCCGTCTTGTCGGTACAGACGATGTCGACCGCGCCCAGCGCTTCGACCGCCGGAAGCCGACGGACCAGCGCATTTTCTTCGGACATCTTCCGGACGCCGAGGGCGAGCGTGAGCGTGACGACGGCCGGCAGCCCCTCCGGAATCGCTGCGACGGCGAGCGACACCGCGGTCAGCGCGGCCTGGACCGCGGTCGTTCCGCGCACGAGTAACAACGGCGCGACCAGCGCCGAGAGACCGAGAACGCCGAGTCCGAGGGTCCGACCAAGTTCGTCGAGTTCATCTTGCAGGGGCGTTCGCGTCTCCTCGGTCGCGGCGAGTTCCCGAGCGATCCCGCCGACTTCGGTCGCCATCCCCGTCCCGGTGACGACCACGACGCCCTTCCCTCGAGTGACATTGGTCCCCTTGTAAACCATGCTCTCGCGCTCCGCGAGGGGCGCCCCTGACTCGACCGGCGCTGCGGATTTCGCGACCGGAACGCTCTCGCCGGTCAGCGCCGCCTCGTCGGCCTCAAGGTCGGTCGCCTCGAGCAGTCTGCCGTCCGCGGGAACGACGTCACCGCCGCGAAGAACGACGATATCGCCGGGGACGAGTTCCGTGGCGTCAACCTCGCGCACCTCGCCGTTCCGGCGAACCCTCGCGGTCGGGGACGCCAGTTCGCGCAGCGACTCGAGGCTTTGCTCGGCGCGATAGTCCTGAACGAATCCGAAGATGCCGTTGGCGACCACGATAATCGCGATCAAGACTGCATCGACGGTGTGTCCCGCCCAGACCGAGAGGACGGCCGCGGCCAGCAGCACCCAGATCAGGACGCTGTCGAACTGCGTGACGAAAATGTCGACCGGTGACCGTCCGCCGCTTCGAACGACGTCGTTCTCGCCGTGTTCCTCGAGTCGGCGTCGGACCTCGTCGTCCGTCAGTCCGTCGCGTCTCGACTCGAACCGCTCGACGACGCGCTCGGCGGGCAGCTCATGTGGGCCTTCGGACACGACGCGATTTTACAGCCGAAACACCATAGCTGTATGCGCCGGCCGGACTCTCGACCGCCGTCTGGACGCCGGTCACCGGCGCTTGCGTTCCCACGGTGAAACAGGTGACGGCAATTTTATACGACGCTAAAGCGAAGCCCCGATCGAGTGAACTCCCTCGAAATCGGTCTCAGGCTGTTCGCCGGAATCGGGCTGATACTCGCGAACGCCTTCTTCGTCGCGATCGAGTTCGCCCTCACCCGCGTCCGACAGTACCCGGAATCGGTGTTCGACGAGCCGGGACTCCGGAGGGCGTGGGAGATGACGGACGACCTCGAGGTCTATCTCACGAGCTGCCAGGTCGGGATCAGTGCGACGAGCATCGCCGTCGGAATCGTCGCCGAGCCGGCCCTCGCGACGCTGGTCAGTCCGCTGTTCGAGACCACGACCCTCGCGTCCGCGGGCGCCGGCGCCGTTACCGCGTTCGTCATCATTAACCTCCTTCACCTCACCCACGGCGAACAGACGCCGACCTACCTCGGCGTCGAGCGGACGAAGTTCGTCGCGAAATACGGCGCGACACCGCTGTACTGGTACGCGTGGCTGCTCTCGCCCGTCATCTGGTTCGGCGACGCGGTCGCGAAGTGGACGCTCCGACGGTTCGGCATCGAGATGACCGGCGCGTGGCTCGAGACCGAGACCGAGATCATCGAGACGCGGGCCGACCTCCGGAACCGACTCGCGTCCGTCCTCGAGCGGGGCGAACTCCCCGACGAGCGGCGCGAGGAGATACTCAACGCGTTCACCGTCGGCGAACGGCCCGTCGAGGACGTCATGACCGACATCGACGACATCGTCTTTCTCTCGCGGACGGCATCGGTCGAGGAGAACCTGGCCCGGATCGGATCGAGTCCCCATACGCGATTTCCGCTGATCGAGGACGAACCCGAGGAATTCGTCGGCATCGTCTACGTCCCGACGGTCGTTGACCAAATCGACGACCTCCGAGCCGGTTCGGTCACGCTCGATGACCTCGCGACGCCGCCGATGACGCTCTCTGCTGACACGCACGTCAGTGACGCCATCGACGACCTCCAGGCGGCCCATCAGGAACTCGCACTCGTCGAAGCCGACGGCGACATCGTCGGGCTCCTCACGGCGACGGACGCGCTCGAGGAACTGGTCGGTGCGTTCGACGATCCGCTCGACACGGTGGACTTCGTGGCTGACCGGCATCGGTGAGCGACTCCCGGACGAGCCAGCCGAACGCACCACGGAGGCCGACCGGCAGCGTTCGGATCGCGACCACGTCGCTTACGATCGACCCACGAACAGGGATACACGGCTCCCACTCGAACGGGTCACATGGCCGAATTCGTCCTCGTTCCCCATCGATAGCAGCGAGACGTCAACCGTCACGCTCGAGATTTCAAGACGAATGCGTTCCACGCGCCTTCTGCTGGGTATCAGCATCGTCATCAGAACGCTCCGAGTTCTGCTTGGCTCGAAACCGCGAGCGCTTTTCGAACGGCGTGACTGTCGTCTGTGTCGGTCAGTGAACCGATCAGACGACGCTCTCGCGCGATCCGACGA
This genomic window contains:
- a CDS encoding calcium-translocating P-type ATPase, PMCA-type, whose protein sequence is MSEGPHELPAERVVERFESRRDGLTDDEVRRRLEEHGENDVVRSGGRSPVDIFVTQFDSVLIWVLLAAAVLSVWAGHTVDAVLIAIIVVANGIFGFVQDYRAEQSLESLRELASPTARVRRNGEVREVDATELVPGDIVVLRGGDVVPADGRLLEATDLEADEAALTGESVPVAKSAAPVESGAPLAERESMVYKGTNVTRGKGVVVVTGTGMATEVGGIARELAATEETRTPLQDELDELGRTLGLGVLGLSALVAPLLLVRGTTAVQAALTAVSLAVAAIPEGLPAVVTLTLALGVRKMSEENALVRRLPAVEALGAVDIVCTDKTGTLTKGQMTVSKLWVNDAVIDVDSADTDAAVRADRTELLLRIGALCNDSTLEDDGGDPTELALLEVADGRGLDLDRLRSDNPRTDEVPFSSERKWMGTVHDDVGYVKGAPEVVVENCDRILTADGAKPMSDDRRERIETTVREFGDDALRVLAMAYRDDPAGADDLADGLTFVGLTGMIDPPREEVADAIDVTKRAGIAVKMVTGDNVRTARAIAESLGIGTDVLEGPDIEGMDDETLRERVAAVDVFARTSPEHKVRILQALQARGNDVAMTGDGVNDAPALKNADVGVAMGIRGTDVARQASDIVLLDDNYATMERAIERGRAIFDNIWKFVAYLLSANVAEVAIVFIASLYGYLILPAVQLLWINLLTDGLPALALGADPESGDVMERPPREPDRGIIGRPMLGLIGGTGAVTTLVMLALMVYTLEGAAEVTAYAMTMVFTAFVVLEFGKLYVIRWLRETPTLSNPWLMVSVAASIGLQFAVLYTPLNRYFGTVPLEPADWGLIGIVLAVCLPAYVAVAALVRRIDR
- a CDS encoding CNNM domain-containing protein, which codes for MNSLEIGLRLFAGIGLILANAFFVAIEFALTRVRQYPESVFDEPGLRRAWEMTDDLEVYLTSCQVGISATSIAVGIVAEPALATLVSPLFETTTLASAGAGAVTAFVIINLLHLTHGEQTPTYLGVERTKFVAKYGATPLYWYAWLLSPVIWFGDAVAKWTLRRFGIEMTGAWLETETEIIETRADLRNRLASVLERGELPDERREEILNAFTVGERPVEDVMTDIDDIVFLSRTASVEENLARIGSSPHTRFPLIEDEPEEFVGIVYVPTVVDQIDDLRAGSVTLDDLATPPMTLSADTHVSDAIDDLQAAHQELALVEADGDIVGLLTATDALEELVGAFDDPLDTVDFVADRHR